In Pseudonocardia sp. C8, one genomic interval encodes:
- a CDS encoding exonuclease SbcCD subunit D, producing the protein MHAADLHLDSPLRGLSRLGDSELAGSLRAATRRACENLVDAVVDRGADALLLAGDVYDGDWKDYATGAFFVRQLARLHDEGIPVFLINGNHDAQSEITRSLRLPPNTHRLSVDAPETRVVDDLGLAVHGQGFARRAVCENLVPAYPDRVPGLVNVGMLHTSVQGDDRHDTYAPCRPEDLSGCGYEYFALGHVHEQRVVCDGQHTAAFSGNLQGRHPQERGPKGALLVDVEPGGQAALTPLELDVARWELVEVDIAGLADADEVFDAVAAAVRERCGQAAPRTVVAQVTLHGAGPAAAGLTDTERVRTELELAAANAGAVLEKIRNRTRPPSDALAVDPELSAAVSAAAAGLAADPGRIRELAAPLDRELGRRLREAGLLDLRDDERLAALARQAEQQLLARMAGEGS; encoded by the coding sequence GTGCACGCCGCCGATCTGCACCTGGACAGCCCGCTGCGCGGGCTGTCCCGGCTCGGCGACTCCGAGCTGGCCGGATCGCTGCGCGCCGCGACCCGGCGGGCCTGCGAGAACCTGGTCGACGCGGTCGTCGACCGGGGCGCGGACGCGCTGCTGCTGGCCGGGGACGTCTACGACGGCGACTGGAAGGACTACGCCACCGGCGCCTTCTTCGTCCGCCAGCTCGCCCGGCTGCACGACGAGGGCATCCCGGTCTTCCTCATCAACGGCAACCACGACGCCCAGTCCGAGATCACCCGCTCGCTGCGGCTGCCCCCGAACACCCACCGGCTGTCCGTGGACGCCCCGGAGACCCGGGTCGTCGACGACCTGGGTCTGGCCGTGCACGGCCAGGGCTTCGCCCGCCGCGCCGTCTGCGAGAACCTGGTGCCCGCCTACCCGGACCGGGTCCCCGGGCTGGTCAACGTCGGCATGCTCCACACCTCGGTGCAGGGCGACGACCGGCACGACACCTACGCCCCCTGCCGCCCGGAGGACCTGTCCGGCTGCGGCTACGAGTACTTCGCGCTCGGGCACGTGCACGAGCAGCGGGTGGTGTGCGACGGCCAGCACACCGCCGCGTTCTCCGGGAACCTGCAGGGCCGCCACCCCCAGGAGCGCGGCCCCAAGGGCGCGCTGCTGGTCGACGTCGAGCCCGGCGGGCAGGCCGCGCTGACCCCGCTCGAGCTCGACGTCGCCCGCTGGGAGCTGGTCGAGGTCGACATCGCCGGGCTCGCCGACGCCGACGAGGTGTTCGACGCCGTCGCCGCCGCCGTGCGGGAGCGGTGCGGGCAGGCGGCGCCGCGCACGGTCGTCGCGCAGGTCACGCTGCACGGCGCGGGGCCGGCCGCGGCCGGGCTGACCGACACGGAACGGGTTCGCACCGAGCTGGAGCTGGCCGCCGCGAACGCGGGTGCGGTGCTGGAGAAGATCCGCAACCGGACCCGCCCGCCGTCCGACGCGCTCGCCGTCGACCCCGAGCTGAGCGCCGCGGTCTCGGCGGCCGCCGCCGGGCTCGCCGCCGACCCCGGCCGGATCCGCGAGCTCGCCGCGCCCCTGGACCGCGAGCTCGGGCGTCGGCTGCGCGAGGCCGGCCTGCTGGACCTGCGCGACGACGAGCGCCTGGCCGCGCTGGCCCGGCAGGCCGAGCAGCAGCTGCTGGCCCGGATGGCGGGGGAGGGCTCGTGA
- the nhaA gene encoding Na+/H+ antiporter NhaA translates to MSTSPNPPRRRLLARGSWPEARVVGDILRTETVGGMVLVVAAALALLYANSPWRETYFDLARFTVGPSALHLDLSLATWAADGLLAIFFFVVGLELKREFVAGDLRDPRTALLPVVAAVGGMIAPALIYVAINASRPETLVGWAIPTATDIAFAVAVLAVIGTSLPSALRMFLLTLAVVDDLLAITVIAVFYTDELSLPALLGALVPLALFGLAVQRGVRSWWLLLPLGAVTWFLVHESGVHATVAGVLLGFTVPVLGRHTVHGVSMAEHFEHRWRPVSTGVAVPIFAFFAAGVSVVDAGGLAETLADSVTLGIIAGLVLGKAIGVLGSTWLVQRFTRAQLSDEVSWWDLLGIAQLAGIGFTVSLLVGELAFGAGTPQDDHVKVGVLVGSLTAALLATVLLRFRNAHYRRIAEIETRDTDRDGIPDVYQEDGRPDDG, encoded by the coding sequence GTGAGCACCTCCCCGAACCCGCCCCGCCGTCGCCTCCTCGCCCGCGGATCGTGGCCCGAGGCGCGCGTCGTCGGCGACATCCTGCGCACCGAGACGGTCGGCGGCATGGTCCTCGTCGTCGCGGCCGCGCTGGCGCTGCTGTACGCGAACTCCCCGTGGCGGGAGACCTACTTCGACCTGGCCCGGTTCACGGTCGGGCCGAGCGCCCTGCACCTGGACCTGTCGCTTGCCACCTGGGCCGCGGACGGGCTGCTCGCGATCTTCTTCTTCGTGGTCGGGCTGGAGCTGAAACGCGAGTTCGTCGCCGGTGACCTGCGGGACCCGCGCACGGCGCTGCTCCCGGTCGTCGCCGCCGTCGGCGGGATGATCGCCCCGGCGCTGATCTACGTGGCGATCAACGCGTCCCGGCCGGAGACGCTGGTCGGCTGGGCCATCCCGACGGCCACCGACATCGCGTTCGCGGTGGCCGTGCTGGCGGTGATCGGGACCAGCCTGCCGTCGGCGCTGCGGATGTTCCTCCTCACCCTGGCCGTGGTCGACGACCTGCTGGCGATCACGGTCATCGCGGTCTTCTACACCGACGAGCTGTCCCTGCCGGCGCTGCTGGGCGCGCTGGTCCCGCTGGCGCTGTTCGGGCTCGCCGTGCAGCGCGGCGTCCGGTCCTGGTGGCTGCTGCTCCCGCTCGGCGCGGTGACCTGGTTCCTGGTGCACGAGTCCGGCGTGCACGCGACCGTGGCCGGGGTGCTGCTCGGCTTCACGGTGCCCGTGCTGGGCAGGCACACGGTGCACGGCGTGTCGATGGCCGAGCACTTCGAGCACCGCTGGCGACCGGTGTCCACCGGCGTCGCGGTGCCGATCTTCGCGTTCTTCGCCGCCGGGGTCTCGGTCGTCGACGCCGGCGGCCTGGCCGAGACCCTCGCCGACTCGGTGACGCTGGGCATCATCGCGGGCCTCGTGCTGGGCAAGGCGATCGGCGTGCTGGGCTCGACCTGGCTGGTGCAGCGGTTCACCCGCGCCCAGCTGTCGGACGAGGTGAGCTGGTGGGACCTGCTCGGCATCGCCCAGCTGGCCGGGATCGGGTTCACCGTCTCGCTGCTGGTGGGGGAGCTGGCGTTCGGCGCCGGCACCCCCCAGGACGACCACGTGAAGGTCGGCGTGCTGGTCGGGTCCCTGACGGCGGCGCTGCTGGCGACGGTCCTGCTGCGGTTCCGCAACGCGCACTACCGGCGGATCGCCGAGATCGAGACCCGGGACACCGACCGGGACGGCATCCCGGACGTCTACCAGGAGGACGGCCGCCCCGACGACGGGTGA
- the eda gene encoding bifunctional 4-hydroxy-2-oxoglutarate aldolase/2-dehydro-3-deoxy-phosphogluconate aldolase → MSTNLLDLAPVVPVVVLPDAGSAVPVARALVDGGLPVIEVTLRTPAAAEAVRRIAAEVPDAVVGTGTVRTPEDVKASVAAGARFLVSPGATPRLLDAMEDSGLDFLPGTSSISEMMAVAERGHRALKFFPAEAAGGRPFLKSVAGPLPDLRFCPTGGITVDTAPDYLALPNVACVGGSWLTPADTVAAGDVDRIRELAAAAAALGPRP, encoded by the coding sequence ATGAGCACGAACCTGCTGGACCTGGCCCCGGTCGTCCCGGTCGTCGTCCTGCCCGACGCCGGGAGCGCGGTGCCGGTGGCCCGGGCGCTGGTCGACGGCGGCCTGCCGGTCATCGAGGTGACCCTGCGGACCCCGGCCGCCGCCGAGGCGGTCCGCCGGATCGCCGCCGAGGTGCCGGACGCCGTCGTCGGGACCGGAACCGTCCGCACCCCGGAGGACGTGAAGGCCTCCGTGGCGGCCGGCGCCCGGTTCCTGGTCAGCCCCGGCGCCACGCCGCGGCTGCTGGACGCGATGGAGGACTCCGGGCTCGACTTCCTGCCCGGCACGTCGTCGATCTCGGAGATGATGGCCGTCGCGGAGCGCGGGCACCGCGCCCTGAAGTTCTTCCCGGCGGAGGCCGCCGGGGGGCGCCCGTTCCTGAAGTCGGTCGCGGGGCCGCTGCCGGACCTGCGGTTCTGCCCGACCGGCGGGATCACCGTGGACACCGCGCCGGACTACCTGGCGCTGCCGAACGTCGCCTGTGTGGGGGGCTCCTGGCTCACCCCGGCCGACACGGTCGCGGCCGGTGACGTCGACCGGATCCGGGAGCTCGCCGCCGCGGCCGCGGCGCTCGGCCCCCGCCCGTGA
- the edd gene encoding phosphogluconate dehydratase produces the protein MTTTTEPTPPEIHPVLAEVTARVTARSATTRAAYLERIRSAADRGPAAGPHRESLGCANLAHGVAACGPDKLTLTASPARNLAIVTAYNDMLSAHQPFETYPALIKQAARDAGGVAQVAGGVPAMCDGITQGRAGMELSLFSRDVIAMSTAVALSHDMFDAAVLLGVCDKIVPGLVMGALSFGHLPVLLAPAGPMTSGLPNKQKAAVRQRFAAGEIGREELLEAESQSYHGPGTCTFFGTANSNQLLMEIMGLHLPGSTFVNPGTPLRDALTAETARRALAAAGDPALAMGEIVDEKAVLNGIVALLATGGSTNHTMHLVAMAAAAGVEITWDDFSDLSAVVPLLARIYPNGSADVNHFRAAGGLQVLIRELRGAGLLHDDVRTVDGPGLARYTREPFLDDGELVWREGPAESLDKSVLRGVADPFAPDGGLRVLHGNLGRAVVKTSAVEPAHRYVEAPAVVVEDQDDLLAAYRAGELDGRDFVAVVRNQGPRANGMPELHKLTPVLGVLQDRGHQVAVVTDGRMSGASGKVPAALHVTPEAARGGPLGKVRDGDPIRLDTLTGTLSVLVDADELDAREPAVPDTPSGPTFGTGRELFTAFRAAVGPADRGATVAGVERDA, from the coding sequence GTGACGACCACCACCGAGCCCACCCCGCCGGAGATCCACCCCGTCCTCGCCGAGGTCACCGCGCGGGTGACCGCCCGCTCGGCCACCACCCGGGCCGCCTACCTGGAGCGCATCCGCTCGGCCGCCGACCGGGGCCCGGCCGCCGGGCCGCACCGGGAGAGCCTGGGCTGCGCCAACCTCGCGCACGGCGTCGCCGCCTGCGGGCCGGACAAGCTGACGCTCACCGCGTCGCCCGCCCGGAACCTGGCCATCGTCACCGCCTACAACGACATGCTCTCGGCGCACCAGCCGTTCGAGACCTACCCGGCGCTGATCAAGCAGGCGGCCCGGGACGCGGGCGGCGTCGCCCAGGTCGCCGGCGGCGTCCCCGCCATGTGCGACGGGATCACGCAGGGCCGCGCCGGCATGGAGCTGTCGCTGTTCTCCCGGGACGTCATCGCGATGTCGACCGCGGTGGCGCTCTCGCACGACATGTTCGACGCCGCCGTGCTGCTCGGGGTCTGCGACAAGATCGTCCCCGGTCTGGTGATGGGCGCGCTCTCGTTCGGCCACCTGCCGGTGCTGCTCGCCCCGGCCGGTCCGATGACCTCCGGGCTGCCGAACAAGCAGAAGGCGGCCGTGCGCCAGCGGTTCGCCGCGGGCGAGATCGGCCGCGAGGAGCTCCTCGAGGCCGAGTCGCAGAGCTACCACGGCCCCGGGACCTGCACGTTCTTCGGCACCGCGAACTCCAACCAGCTGCTCATGGAGATCATGGGCCTGCACCTGCCGGGCTCGACCTTCGTCAACCCGGGCACCCCGCTGCGGGACGCGCTGACCGCCGAGACCGCCCGCCGTGCGCTGGCCGCGGCCGGCGACCCCGCCCTGGCGATGGGCGAGATCGTCGACGAGAAGGCGGTGCTCAACGGGATCGTCGCGCTGCTCGCCACCGGAGGCTCCACCAACCACACGATGCACCTGGTCGCGATGGCCGCCGCCGCGGGCGTCGAGATCACCTGGGACGACTTCTCCGACCTGTCGGCGGTCGTGCCGCTGCTCGCGCGGATCTACCCGAACGGCAGTGCCGACGTGAACCACTTCCGGGCCGCGGGCGGCCTGCAGGTACTCATCCGGGAGCTGCGCGGGGCCGGCCTGCTGCACGACGACGTCCGCACGGTGGACGGCCCCGGGCTGGCCCGCTACACCCGCGAGCCCTTCCTCGACGACGGCGAGCTGGTCTGGCGCGAGGGCCCCGCCGAGAGCCTGGACAAGTCCGTGCTGCGCGGGGTGGCCGATCCGTTCGCGCCGGACGGCGGACTGCGGGTGCTGCACGGCAACCTCGGCCGGGCGGTCGTGAAGACCTCCGCCGTCGAGCCGGCCCACCGTTACGTCGAGGCACCCGCCGTCGTCGTCGAGGACCAGGACGACCTGCTGGCCGCCTACCGGGCCGGCGAGCTGGACGGGCGGGACTTCGTCGCCGTCGTCCGCAACCAGGGCCCGCGCGCCAACGGGATGCCCGAGCTGCACAAGCTCACCCCGGTGCTCGGGGTCCTGCAGGACCGCGGGCACCAGGTGGCCGTGGTCACCGACGGCCGGATGTCCGGCGCGTCCGGCAAGGTCCCGGCGGCCCTGCACGTCACGCCGGAGGCCGCCCGGGGCGGTCCGCTGGGCAAGGTGCGCGACGGCGACCCGATCCGGCTCGACACCCTCACGGGCACACTGTCGGTGCTGGTGGACGCCGACGAGCTCGACGCCCGCGAGCCGGCCGTACCCGACACGCCGTCCGGGCCGACCTTCGGCACCGGCCGGGAACTGTTCACGGCGTTCCGCGCGGCGGTCGGCCCGGCCGACCGGGGCGCCACCGTCGCCGGAGTGGAGAGAGACGCATGA